GGGTCGGAGTGGACCAAAACTGAAAACCCAATAATACACTGACCAATTTATACGCCGATACCGGGCCAGTTCCGAATAGGCAAGTCCTGACCAGATACCGCCTGGTCCTACATATGCATGAGCTATAAGTTCTTGTAATGAACAAATGATGAAATGATAAGGGTTGGTGGCACCACCTATATAAAATATATTGACAAAATGATTAACTTTACAATAAGAATTGTATTTGTAAATGATTATGAAGCAGTAACAACTATAAACTCTATATCTCGAATACACCTATCGTTTGGAAAACATCCCCTGCGTCAACGATGAGAAGTCATATTCACCCCCTAACTGAGTCGGGATGCCTACCGCTCCTTTCGACGGTCTAGATTTCATGCTGTAAAACAAGTAACACATCACCCATGAAAAGCTGATAATTCCTGTTACAGAAACAACGTATGTGAACGCAGACTACAGTTACCTGGACGTTGTGTAAAATCCCTGATTCCCGATCGGTCGGTGGAGCCCATTCAGGGCGTTCACATTGGTTTGATGATTTCCGGTCAACTTAAATTGCTGTTGACTATGAACTGCTAGTTGTGGGTGCTGAACTGGAGACGGGTGCACCATGGTTGACTTTTCAAAAGTCAACACACCATGTTAAAAGTTAAAACGTTGTAAATTGTAATTAGATTGTACTAGATTCATTGGGTTTGAACAGAACATACCTTTTCGGAAAGATTCATGATGTCCGGTTTTACTTGTTTACATGGTTCTTGGGTCAGTGGAGCGGCCCAATCTAATCCATCAAAAAGATCCTCAAATTcagattttgactttgactttgactttgtttGCACTTTGTTACTTGATTTTTTGGTATCGTTGTCTTCTGTCACCGGTATCACTGGACCACATGctccaaatatatattttttaatcaaGAAGTCGATTTTACGGGgtgtaaaaagactaaaataccctctACATGCAACTGGTGATACACATTCTTACCTTGAGTTCTTGCTTGTGGAAGATCAAAAAGATCAGTGGCATGATAGTCATTAACCTTTTGGTCC
This is a stretch of genomic DNA from Helianthus annuus cultivar XRQ/B chromosome 16, HanXRQr2.0-SUNRISE, whole genome shotgun sequence. It encodes these proteins:
- the LOC110916356 gene encoding ADP-ribosylation factor GTPase-activating protein AGD5 isoform X4, whose protein sequence is MKNTERYSMGYLNRRRIENVPTVKAAMGNNKSNQYWEAELPPKHDRVGIEKFIRAKYVDKRWVSRDRKLEPRSSITREEHAPVEPTVRTSTRVIIHLPEQKQSPQLYNNNKLTPPLPPKVVEHKVIVQRKQIKPESKTEEHKVVETVSDQKVNDYHATDLFDLPQARTQACGPVIPVTEDNDTKKSSNKVQTKSKSKSKSEFEDLFDGLDWAAPLTQEPCKQVKPDIMNLSEKSTMVHPSPVQHPQLAVHSQQQFKLTGNHQTNVNALNGLHRPIGNQGFYTTSSMKSRPSKGAVGIPTQLGGEYDFSSLTQGMFSKR